TAATGAAGCGCATCAAATATACCGACCACTTATCAGATACAATCTTAAACACTGTTTCCATTTACAGGTCAATGTATATGTGAATAACTCTACATGTGTGACTGATGTTGAAAGAGTCCCATATTGTCCGGCAACTGAAGAAAAATGGCGTATGGCTGCTGAACGGAAAAACTGTTCCTCGAAGATTCCTGAGTGTCCTTACACGGATCCACTGAAATATCACTGCCTCATCAATGCCTGGCGAAACGAGACTTATGAATTATGTGGTGTAGATACAGAAATCATAGGTAAACAACTTACATATATTCACATTTTAATCCTGGTAAAGAAAACCATATCTAGAGAATACAGACTACAAGTGCATTGTGTATTTACCGTATGCCCTCGCGGATAAGACAAAATTCATACATTGCACGCTCCCATGTTATATCAGCTGTATCATATCTACAAGAACATGTATTCCTTACATTTACGTTGTCTACTTTATGTGATGTTGTCCATGGAGACCATACTGTCAAATTGAACGATCACCTCGTccacataaaaaatataactgaATTGTGATAGATTTATTCCTCGAAGATATAAGCTAAAGAGAAAAAGGTCAATATTTACGAATGCACATACCAAATGAATGATATAGTACCTTTGTCTAATTTACTAATCGATATTTTTTCtggaaaacattttaaaagtaaatttacATACTTTAAACAAATCATTGTCGTAGCCTTTAACTGAAATTGTCCATGACATTGAAAAATGTTGTTATAAACTATGATAACTTACTTTCTATGTTAAACTATGTCTTTCACTCGATTCAGAGATCTTTTCAAAAATAAGCAATTTGATTCGAAATCATAATAACATTGTGTCTCCTTTATAGGGTTTTCTTGTGCAGAATACAATGCGGGTGGAAAGAAGATACAGCCAAACTACGCTAGTAGATGTGAATATTTTGATCCTGGCTGTCCTTTCAAGTATAATTCTTCAACAGGGTACTTTTGTTAGTATTCTTCATTTTTCAACCACTGTGCCTATAATTAACAAATGCGTGCGTTTCTAAACTGAAAGGGGCTGTcttagaatattttaaaatacatttcattaaatgaGACTGTGCTAAATCACTATGATAATACAACAATTTTCTCTATCAAAGTAGTCATAAATGTTAACAAAATAATCAGTGTTCAGTACTGACAATAGTCGTCTTCTGTTCATTAAGTACATCGATTTGagattgaatttttaaaattttacagaaAAAAGGCTAGTGAAAGAAATTATATCAGTTTATTGTTAACATCTGAAATACGTTTAGattatattaatattttgtattcatcGTTTCGATCAACTCATCATTAAGTCATAATTATAAATTATAGCACAGACTTTTCATATATGTGCAACACATCATCACGTCTAGCGATCACTATATTTATCGTGTTTTCATATTTGCACCTTTTCTGTTTTATGCATAGATCCGAAGTGCTATCAGATATTACAAAATGACCACATAGTAGTCGAAGCTCTTAGTACCCGACAACCCGATGATACAACTGTTGTAAATGTGACTTCTGCACAACCCGATGATACAACTGTTGTAAATGTGACTACTTCACCAAGTGAGGATGAAACGTAAGTCTTTTTTATTGAGGACAAGGAAATGTCACCATGTGTTACCTCAAAATATAATAAGAGGCTGAGTAGCTTTGTCGATATAATTTTCTTGGAGTATGGAATTCAAGGGCGCAGTGTTCCCAATCTTTACACGCCGCCTGAAAATAATATGAACATACCGGGTCGAAGTAAAGTGAATAAACCTTTGGATCCGCTCTAAACCTATATCTCCAGTATCATATCAATTACTTCTGCCATTGTTAAAAAGTCTTTTTCCTAATATGTTGTTTTTCCTGATTATTAACCATACAGCTCtgtattttacatgtagaaTAATTTACAAAGTAAACCAGTTTGCAAAGTTTAATTCCACATGCATATAATAAAGAAGGGtcaaaataacgaacagtgatcaatcccataactcctatatgcaatacaaaataaacacggatccctaagcataccagaggttggatcaggtgcctataagGAGTAAAcagcccctgtcgaccggtcacatctagCACAACTTGTTTCGCATAAACAACACtttttgattttaaatgtttaacaaaataatttcacatatataagtaacaaattttttttacgtATTTAAAGACCAAGTTTTTCGACCGGTCGGTTTACCTCAGGTAAGTTTAGTTGGGGGCGGAACTAATTTTAAGCAGGTGTGAAGCCCCGAGGGAAGAATGGTAGCTTGTGTATAGCTTTCTGAATACACGGGATGTTACCTGTGTTACCTGTACGTTTTCGTAAGATAAATCATAAGTGCAATTATTTTTCTTGTGCatgttattcaaaatattgataaaaaaaattaatgaatcaaacatgttaaagcacgataaatttattttgtaattgaggACGTTAGCCATTGAAAAATTAGGTTTGGATACCATACTCGGACTTTACGAATAACAGTAAGGTATGATGTCTCTCTTGTATCCGTACGTCTACCAAACATACAGATTCCTACGAGAATCCCTTCGTACTGCTGCGGATTTTCTGGTGATATAAcgatcatcgtcccacaccCCACGATGTCTCAACATAGGGCagaatttcttataaagtttttTTCTGTTAGATTTACTTTTTCTGGACGGCACACCGGGATTTTCTGGCCACCAAAGTTGTCTGTGCGACTCGTCCATAACGCACGGCCTACACCAACAGTCGGAACGTTCAGCTCGTCCGGCATTTCCCTCAATAGCTGGTCCAGGCGAAGAGGGTACTTCCTCATATATAACTTCTTCTTCCTCGGCATCCCAATCCCAACCATTGTATGCAAAAAGGGCCCTTACAGCGGATAATTTCTCTTCTGATAGAGTTGCGGTTACTTTTGTTGCCAGGTTTCGTCGTAAAATGACgctgataaaatttcaattgaatatAAACGGAATTTTAATGAcgtatttactcataattaaaattttgataataatatataaacacgACATTTCCAATGAAATTCGGTACAGTCTCTTGAGCATAAAATCCATGTCCATGTAAATTATGTTCTAACCATCCATAATTTTCTATCGCACCTCTTCCTAAACACAACCCATCGTAAtttattataattgatgtaattaTATGTAAGATTTTCTACtcaatacattatattttgtgACTATAGATGTAATACAAAGCcataattttcttatcaaaactGTCTCTATTGAGCTGTCATACTACGCGGTAAACATCAAAAGATTTCACGGACGCATCGATCGAGAGACGAGGTGGACAATGTATACACACGGATtagtaactaaatgtccatcaatttctagcatccaatctgaagctaaatttctcctgattgacagGGGTTTACAGACCAGGTAAAAttgaaggcggtgcttatttcCTCGGTCTTTAACGGAATTAGTTCAATCcgttacatatattttatagtttTTGTGAATGTATCATGTTTTAAAGTATATTTGATCCAGagcccacggcgggtgtgaccggtcgatagggggtGCTttctcctacgcacctgatgccatctctggtgtgtccaggggtccgtgtttgcccaactatctattttgtattgcttgtaggagttatgagattgatcactgttcgttatcttcacctttcatctttcTCCCTTAATCTCTTGTGAAGGTCACCATTTGCCATCGCTGCACCTCTTCTTCTCGTATTTTTGCTGATTGTGATGGGTATACCACTGTACATAAAGATAAAGAAAATACTCGAAAGACGGATGCCGAGAAACGGTACATTGTAATTACATACATAGGCAAACAATTCACGCGATGTAGAGGTATGGATGCATTAGCTTCCGGAAGTAAAATATCGCACTTTGTACGTCAAGTGCACACAATAATTCAATCGCAATATTAAATATCAAATCATTAGAAAATACAATTGAGATAAAAGTAGATGTTCGTTTTAATATTTAATACTGAAAATTGAGTTTTTGACATAGTGAAAATGACAAGttcaaaaatactttaaaagttTATTACGTGGACACTGGTGGCTTGTGAATTCTGGATAAGTTTTTAACTATTATACTGGTATAAGAAGTGGAATTCTTCATTTTCGCAGTATTTAGTAATATATTTATTATGATACCTGCGATATTTTCTACATTGTT
Above is a genomic segment from Ostrea edulis chromosome 3, xbOstEdul1.1, whole genome shotgun sequence containing:
- the LOC125677560 gene encoding uncharacterized protein LOC125677560 isoform X1; protein product: MAYHISKGMTKTSPLVTFSSILDIFRKYRQITVYILITCVVGVNVYVNNSTCVTDVERVPYCPATEEKWRMAAERKNCSSKIPECPYTDPLKYHCLINAWRNETYELCGVDTEIIGFSCAEYNAGGKKIQPNYASRCEYFDPGCPFKYNSSTGYFYPKCYQILQNDHIVVEALSTRQPDDTTVVNVTSAQPDDTTVVNVTTSPSEDETSPFAIAAPLLLVFLLIVMGIPLYIKIKKILERRMPRNDERETTEDTPMVETV
- the LOC125677560 gene encoding uncharacterized protein LOC125677560 isoform X2, with product MAYHISKGMTKTSPLVTFSSILDIFRKYRQITVYILITCVVGVNVYVNNSTCVTDVERVPYCPATEEKWRMAAERKNCSSKIPECPYTDPLKYHCLINAWRNETYELCGVDTEIIGFSCAEYNAGGKKIQPNYASRCEYFDPGCPFKYNSSTGYFYPKCYQILQNDHIVVEALSTRQPDDTTVVNVTSAQPDDTTVVNVTTSPSEDET